One window of Perca flavescens isolate YP-PL-M2 chromosome 15, PFLA_1.0, whole genome shotgun sequence genomic DNA carries:
- the LOC114570194 gene encoding uncharacterized protein LOC114570194, with protein MSKVQMLRESVKQRLTAAAEEIFGLFERTIAEYEEERCRSKEENERQRKLLDAVFTPQLRLHRTDVQQLSVREEEVPPEQREWSSSLDQQHPEPPHIKEEQEELWISQKRQQLQGLEEADITKFSFTTVPVKSEDDEKKPRRVVELRCALAYASATSGKLTNWFNSLNCMALHTYTAVNGCLDDTKGLCHNPVFKLVFWS; from the exons ATGTCTAAGGTCCAAATGCTGAGAGAGTCGGTGAAGCAGCGACTAACCgcggctgctgaagagatatttgggctgtttgaaagaacgatagcagagtacgaggaggaaCGGTGTCGGTCAAAAGAGGAGAACGAGCGACAACGGAAACTTCTGGACGCTGTTTTCACCCCTCAGCTTCGGTTACACAGGACAG atgtcCAGCAGCTGTCGGTGAGGGaagaagaggttccccctgagcagcgGGAGTGGAGCTCCAGTCTGGACCAGCAGCACCCAGagcccccacacattaaagaggaacaggaggaactctgGATCAGTCAGAAGAGacagcagcttcaagggctggaggaggctgatatcaccaagttctcATTCACtactgtccctgtgaagagtgaagatgatgaaaagAAACCTCG GCGCGTGGTGGAGTTGCGGTGCGCTCTAGCCTATGCCTCAGCCACGTCGGGTAAATTGACgaattggttcaacagcttgaaCTGTATGGCCCTGCACACCTACACAGCGGTGAACGGTTGTCTGGATGACACCAAAGGTCTCTGCCACAACCCTGTATTCAAGTTAGTCTTTTGGTCTTAA
- the zgc:158403 gene encoding tetratricopeptide repeat protein 39A isoform X1, with product MSNGKDANAAENSSQMTLKECLDECMEALDLFLNNHFNESLERLRPRVNESMYHALIYATVLEMQAMMTFQPDDISNAGNTMKSASEVCQRFRRKSPGLSNKSVGESLTEVQLHAEVCYAECQLQRAALTFLQDENMVSFIKGGIKVRNSYLIYKELHSFIQSHNCLKGPSHVHLEGGISFGIGAFNLTLSLFPPRILKVLEFAGFSGDKEFGLSLLHDGATGMNLRSMLCALLVLCYYTFLTFILGSTGEGDVIEAERLLKPFRLRYPRGAIFLFFAGRTEEIRGNIDEAVALFEDGCKAQQAWKQFHHMCYWELMWCFTYKRAWKMAYFYADLLSQESRWSKAMYVYMKAAYLSMLAEDEARPFGEDEVELFRQVPTFKQKIAGKSPPTEKFAIRKARRYKARCPIRLPVPVLEMMYMWNGFSMISKRPELTEGMMQTLVDAERTLLESPDNEYSLDDRCLIHLLKGLCLKNQGLLQAAEESFNKVFSSEKKIKFDHYLVPNSLVELSLLYIDQGRRDEAIKLLHKAKHNYKDYSMESRTQFRVHAALAKLKADPGEEEDTHM from the exons atgtcCAATGGGAAAGACGCAAATGCTGCAGAGAA ctcctcacagatgactCTGAAAGAGTGCCTGGATGAGTGCATGGAGGCCTTGGATCTCTTCCTCAACAACCACTTCAATGAGAGCCTAGAGAGGCTGCGGCCAAG AGTGAATGAGAGTATGTACCATGCTCTTATCTACGCCACAGTGCTGGAAATGCAGGCCATGATGACTTTCCAGCCTGATGACATCAGCAATGCAGGAAATACCATGAAGAGTGCCTCGGAGGTGTGCCAGAG GTTTCGACGGAAGTCCCCAGGTTTATCTAACAAGTCGGTAGGGGAATCGCTCACTGAAG TGCAGCTTCACGCTGAAGTGTGTTACGCAGAGTGCCAACTCCAAAGAGCCGCTCTCACCTTCCTACAG GATGAGAACATGGTGAGTTTTATCAAAGGAGGGATCAAAGTACGAAACAGTTACCTAATTTACAA AGAACTGCATTCCTTCATACAATCTCACAACTGTCTCAAAGGACCCAGCCACGTTCACTTAGAGGGAGGAATATCATTTGGAATAGGGGCGTTTAATCTG ACACTCTCTCTATTTCCTCCACGgatactcaaagttttagagTTTGCGGGCTTCTCTGGAGACAAG GAATTTGGTCTGTCTCTGCTGCATGACGGTGCGACCGGGATGAATTTGCGCTCCATGCTGTGTGCTCTGCTCGTGCTCTGCTACTACACCTTTCTCACGTTCATCCTAGGTA GTACAGGCGAGGGAGACGTGATTGAAGCTGAAAGGCTGCTGAAACCTTTCCGTCTCCGCTACCCACGG GGAGCAATATTCCTCTTCTTTGCAGGCAGGACTGAGGAGATCAGGGGGAACATTGATGAG GCGGTGGCACTCTTTGAAGATGGCTGCAAGGCCCAGCAGGCGTGGAAGCAGTTCCACCACATGTGCTACTGGGAGCTGATGTGGTGCTTCACCTACAAGCGAGCGTGGAAGATGGCGTACTTCTACGCAGACCTGCTGAGCCAGGAGAGCCGCTGGTCCAAG GCCATGTATGTTTACATGAAAGCTGCTTACCTCAGCATGCTGGCTGAAGATGAGGCCAGGCCTTTTGGGGAGGACGAGGTTGAGCTCTTTAG ACAAGTGCCCACCTTCAAGCAGAAGATAGCAGGGAAGTCTCCCCCGACTGAGAAGTTTGCTATCCGTAAAGCTAGACGCTACAAGGCTCGCTGCCCAATCAGGCTACCAGTGCCGGTGCTG GAGATGATGTACATGTGGAACGGTTTCAGCATGATCAGCAAACGACCAGAGTTGACTGAAGGCATGATGCAGACTTTGGTGGATGCAGAACGCACCCTGCTGGAGTCTCCTG ATAACGAGTATTCGTTGGATGACCGCTGTCTGATCCACCTGCTCAAAGGTCTGTGTTTGAAGAACCAGGGTCTCCTCCAGGCTGCCGAGGAAAGCTTCAACAAAGTGTTTTCCAG tgAAAAGAAGATCAAGTTTGACCACTACCTGGTGCCTAACTCTCTGGTGGAGCTCAGTCTGCTCTACATAGACCAAGGCAGAAGGGACGAGGCTATTAAACTACTGCACAAGGCCAA ACACAACTACAAGGACTACTCGATGGAGTCTCGGACACAGTTCAGGGTACACGCTGCTCTGGCCAAACTCAAGGCTGACCCCGGGGAAGAGGAGGACACTCATATGTAA
- the zgc:158403 gene encoding tetratricopeptide repeat protein 39A isoform X2: MSNGKDANAAENSSQMTLKECLDECMEALDLFLNNHFNESLERLRPRVNESMYHALIYATVLEMQAMMTFQPDDISNAGNTMKSASEVCQRFRRKSPGLSNKSVGESLTEVQLHAEVCYAECQLQRAALTFLQDENMVSFIKGGIKVRNSYLIYKELHSFIQSHNCLKGPSHVHLEGGISFGIGAFNLTLSLFPPRILKVLEFAGFSGDKEFGLSLLHDGATGMNLRSMLCALLVLCYYTFLTFILGTGEGDVIEAERLLKPFRLRYPRGAIFLFFAGRTEEIRGNIDEAVALFEDGCKAQQAWKQFHHMCYWELMWCFTYKRAWKMAYFYADLLSQESRWSKAMYVYMKAAYLSMLAEDEARPFGEDEVELFRQVPTFKQKIAGKSPPTEKFAIRKARRYKARCPIRLPVPVLEMMYMWNGFSMISKRPELTEGMMQTLVDAERTLLESPDNEYSLDDRCLIHLLKGLCLKNQGLLQAAEESFNKVFSSEKKIKFDHYLVPNSLVELSLLYIDQGRRDEAIKLLHKAKHNYKDYSMESRTQFRVHAALAKLKADPGEEEDTHM; encoded by the exons atgtcCAATGGGAAAGACGCAAATGCTGCAGAGAA ctcctcacagatgactCTGAAAGAGTGCCTGGATGAGTGCATGGAGGCCTTGGATCTCTTCCTCAACAACCACTTCAATGAGAGCCTAGAGAGGCTGCGGCCAAG AGTGAATGAGAGTATGTACCATGCTCTTATCTACGCCACAGTGCTGGAAATGCAGGCCATGATGACTTTCCAGCCTGATGACATCAGCAATGCAGGAAATACCATGAAGAGTGCCTCGGAGGTGTGCCAGAG GTTTCGACGGAAGTCCCCAGGTTTATCTAACAAGTCGGTAGGGGAATCGCTCACTGAAG TGCAGCTTCACGCTGAAGTGTGTTACGCAGAGTGCCAACTCCAAAGAGCCGCTCTCACCTTCCTACAG GATGAGAACATGGTGAGTTTTATCAAAGGAGGGATCAAAGTACGAAACAGTTACCTAATTTACAA AGAACTGCATTCCTTCATACAATCTCACAACTGTCTCAAAGGACCCAGCCACGTTCACTTAGAGGGAGGAATATCATTTGGAATAGGGGCGTTTAATCTG ACACTCTCTCTATTTCCTCCACGgatactcaaagttttagagTTTGCGGGCTTCTCTGGAGACAAG GAATTTGGTCTGTCTCTGCTGCATGACGGTGCGACCGGGATGAATTTGCGCTCCATGCTGTGTGCTCTGCTCGTGCTCTGCTACTACACCTTTCTCACGTTCATCCTAG GTACAGGCGAGGGAGACGTGATTGAAGCTGAAAGGCTGCTGAAACCTTTCCGTCTCCGCTACCCACGG GGAGCAATATTCCTCTTCTTTGCAGGCAGGACTGAGGAGATCAGGGGGAACATTGATGAG GCGGTGGCACTCTTTGAAGATGGCTGCAAGGCCCAGCAGGCGTGGAAGCAGTTCCACCACATGTGCTACTGGGAGCTGATGTGGTGCTTCACCTACAAGCGAGCGTGGAAGATGGCGTACTTCTACGCAGACCTGCTGAGCCAGGAGAGCCGCTGGTCCAAG GCCATGTATGTTTACATGAAAGCTGCTTACCTCAGCATGCTGGCTGAAGATGAGGCCAGGCCTTTTGGGGAGGACGAGGTTGAGCTCTTTAG ACAAGTGCCCACCTTCAAGCAGAAGATAGCAGGGAAGTCTCCCCCGACTGAGAAGTTTGCTATCCGTAAAGCTAGACGCTACAAGGCTCGCTGCCCAATCAGGCTACCAGTGCCGGTGCTG GAGATGATGTACATGTGGAACGGTTTCAGCATGATCAGCAAACGACCAGAGTTGACTGAAGGCATGATGCAGACTTTGGTGGATGCAGAACGCACCCTGCTGGAGTCTCCTG ATAACGAGTATTCGTTGGATGACCGCTGTCTGATCCACCTGCTCAAAGGTCTGTGTTTGAAGAACCAGGGTCTCCTCCAGGCTGCCGAGGAAAGCTTCAACAAAGTGTTTTCCAG tgAAAAGAAGATCAAGTTTGACCACTACCTGGTGCCTAACTCTCTGGTGGAGCTCAGTCTGCTCTACATAGACCAAGGCAGAAGGGACGAGGCTATTAAACTACTGCACAAGGCCAA ACACAACTACAAGGACTACTCGATGGAGTCTCGGACACAGTTCAGGGTACACGCTGCTCTGGCCAAACTCAAGGCTGACCCCGGGGAAGAGGAGGACACTCATATGTAA
- the gadd45gip1 gene encoding growth arrest and DNA damage-inducible proteins-interacting protein 1 has product MAASMLCRRTAMLCRTLKGLSCSKTVLSANSQSGFLLQAASYNPKPLKLNLREPYVPDKDSEKTPEWQKTARYDRKLFGRYGSASGIDPASLWPSHEQLDKIIAEEQDWHPPLEVMLKNIEAREKQETEKRLAKEKLLAANMAKMPKMIADWRREKRETKHKLKEEKARRAKLLAEARERFGYAVDPRSPKFLEMVAEIEKEEKKKKKLMKRRLKEEQVVAPVTPPAASS; this is encoded by the exons atggcggcgtcCATGTTGTGCAGGAGGACGGCAATGTTATGTAGGACTTTAAAGGGACTTTCATGTTCGAAAACTGTACTTTCTGCGAACTCCCAAAGTGGGTTTCTGTTGCAGGCGGCGTCCTATAACCCCAAACCTTTAAAGCTAAACCTCCGGGAGCCCTACGTCCCAGACAAAGACAGCGAGAAGACGCCGGAGTGGCAGAAGACGGCCCGGTATGACAGGAAGCTATTCGGTCGCTACGGCTCAGCGTCGGGTATCGACCCTGCGTCGCTGTGGCCCAGCCATGAGCAGCTGGACAAGATCATCGCAGAGGAACAGGACTGGCACCCTCCGTTAGAGGTAATGCTGAAGAACATTGAGGCCAGGGAGAAGCAGGAAACCGAAAAACGGCTGGCAAA AGAGAAACTCCTAGCAGCAAACATGGCCAAAATGCCTAAGATGATAGCGGACTGGCGCAGAGAGAAGCGGGAAACCAAGCACAAGCTGAAGGAGGAGAAAGCGCGGCGTGCAAAGTTGCTGGCCGAGGCCAGAGAGCGCTTTGGCTACGCAGTGGACCCCCGCAGCCCCAAGTTCTTGGAAATGGTTGCTGAAAtagagaaggaagagaagaagaagaagaaactaaTGAAACGCAGACTGAAAGAGGAGCAGGTGGTGGCCCCTGTCACACCTCCTGCTGCTTCCTCATAG